A region from the Aquimarina sp. ERC-38 genome encodes:
- a CDS encoding choice-of-anchor D domain-containing protein: protein MNQNFYLGSLLRTTQFLKRWGLLLLLISSFSYVVKAQQMRIEPGVIVTCPADFEAKHTKHGIPEIPNPEFRTKMKKNATAEFIVTFGPGALANPEAQAAFEFALDIWANEIVSSVPIRVTADFASFANPRTLAAAGPTYVVDNFPNAPVPDVIYPAALANAIAGEVLDPNQTSEFRVSLGDAFNWYFGTDGNPGPGQFDFVTVALHEIGHGLGFVSIDNVAGGVGRLFPTNLPNYAIFSEFTVNGDGERITSFPTPSTELGDQLTSNDLFIDGPLTVAALGGNPAKIFAPNPYQGGSSISHWDEATFPAGDPNSLMSPQVGQQESNFDIGAITRGFFRDMGWVVNDVVIPPLSVDPDMIEEELFVGEELLTSIALTNQSEETLQVTGSIKNGSSFIDFTDDPMIEIAASTTDSLQVTLNTTNAVKGIVNDTIVLTISGIDDPLEIPVSLRILDGTEAPIISVDPESFEETLIQNTVLVKDLTIQNQGDAPLTFNISVQDEDGIDVFPSQVAKTQSFIKENGFQKVTLNQQTSGNSMTKMVAPSSNSMNQIATSLYATDFEDFTPGNINGQMGWLSRFDDNWIISDENAKEGSLHFRGISDGLGTRLGAIPLAVSPIVTPFDDLYTAFSADININSGGNTWEVIPQSVAEQLIVTSVIFNPDNTIDILNNDGADGELIRIPQTTPEGYFKLLIEVSGPRNEFQVFFDDELVFTGIPFASFIDQVALISDMIEEGGTLDMDNVEITDFNEDAFFVSVAPEAGSVAIQDSTTVNVIFNSRDLDPGTYMANLEVTSNDADNSPIDIPITMTVVKPPTISVSPDSLSVAINVETDNPAIKTEILTITNSGQSPLEYNAAIGESDVQFAAMAEKSNKILSQLNLKDYGVGSTGNATLRKSNTTSSPVANLELKNLEEITDSIFYDSGVNVTSTFVGSDDATRASSTAVRFDVEEFFTLTAIRNAFRTEDVEEPVVILEIYKGGTNPNEGELLLTQAVEQTSEEGIFALEELIESLQFKAGESFWVVHKYPVGILFPAGFDENGMQREGANLFSLNGGTDWDIEVPDDFIFLNRALGTTIPPAVLVEPANGTVAPGATEEVTVTFNATGLANGTYNTPIGITSNDPVTPEVIVPTTLEVTGQTNNIVVEEEVLFYNNVFVGNQARQTVTIINDGLGTLTIAEISTDNDDFTVFRESAVIGAKDSLSVTVTFNPSSVGSINGILSIISDDADTPLVEVILNGVGEEPSVAVLSPDRIEETLESGSTTTSTVTLSNEGNTPLVYSFPEVAAANLLSTPGIVLNNTSYINYATTNETKGAVDSRAGHNVILGAGRDDAFGYRWIDNNEIGGPVYNFQDITSTGEDITLDVGGDDTFNAPLNFSFEFYGTMYTNVNVHANGFLSFNTIETDSFINRQIPVDDAENNIISVLWDDLEPLEGEGSVHYQSFEDRLIVQWTNTPRFFFPLEETVTFQVVLYSDGNIDMFYQDVSTASFRNSTTVGIENADGSDGIQVAFNTDYIENGLAVRFIKPALDLTPFITEIDNISGVIAVNRSRNFEVTLDATNLTEGVYFDELRASTNSIDKSRSTVLFELTVVEDVLSVDTNVLTGNAGFTVNNPVSELAKYQIGTQKSNALQLSLMTLTGQQVYGAKDFTIDASGKGSLDVSALSKGIYLLILSDADKNVLGQRKIVKK from the coding sequence ATGAATCAAAACTTCTATTTAGGTAGTTTATTAAGAACTACACAATTTTTAAAACGATGGGGACTTCTCCTGTTACTAATTTCATCCTTTTCATATGTTGTAAAAGCACAACAAATGCGGATTGAACCCGGAGTTATTGTAACTTGTCCGGCAGATTTTGAAGCAAAGCATACTAAACATGGAATTCCTGAAATCCCTAATCCGGAGTTTAGGACAAAAATGAAGAAAAACGCTACTGCTGAATTTATTGTGACTTTTGGACCGGGAGCTTTAGCAAATCCGGAGGCCCAGGCTGCTTTTGAGTTTGCGCTGGATATTTGGGCAAATGAAATTGTTTCTTCAGTACCGATTCGGGTAACTGCTGATTTTGCTAGCTTTGCAAACCCTAGAACATTAGCGGCGGCAGGACCGACTTATGTAGTTGATAATTTTCCTAACGCCCCTGTGCCGGATGTTATTTACCCTGCTGCTTTAGCTAATGCCATAGCTGGTGAAGTATTAGATCCTAATCAAACCTCTGAATTTCGAGTAAGTTTGGGAGATGCCTTTAACTGGTATTTTGGGACCGATGGGAATCCCGGTCCGGGACAATTTGATTTTGTTACAGTTGCTCTACATGAGATAGGTCATGGTCTTGGATTTGTAAGCATAGATAATGTTGCTGGCGGAGTTGGTAGATTGTTCCCTACTAATCTTCCGAATTATGCAATCTTTTCTGAGTTTACGGTGAATGGTGACGGAGAACGTATTACCTCATTCCCTACCCCTTCAACTGAACTAGGTGATCAACTTACTTCAAATGACCTTTTTATTGATGGTCCTTTAACGGTAGCAGCACTTGGGGGTAACCCAGCTAAAATTTTTGCGCCTAACCCGTACCAAGGCGGATCGAGTATTTCACATTGGGATGAAGCTACCTTCCCGGCAGGAGACCCTAATTCTTTAATGTCTCCTCAAGTAGGCCAGCAAGAGTCTAACTTTGATATTGGTGCTATTACCCGTGGTTTCTTTCGCGATATGGGATGGGTCGTAAATGATGTTGTAATACCGCCACTATCAGTAGATCCTGATATGATTGAAGAAGAACTTTTTGTAGGTGAAGAGTTGCTCACATCAATTGCCCTAACCAATCAATCAGAAGAAACCCTTCAAGTTACAGGAAGTATTAAAAACGGAAGTTCATTTATAGATTTTACCGATGATCCGATGATTGAAATTGCTGCCTCAACTACGGATAGCCTACAGGTAACCTTAAATACTACAAATGCTGTAAAAGGAATAGTAAATGATACTATCGTACTTACCATATCTGGTATTGATGATCCTTTAGAAATACCAGTATCCCTTAGAATTCTGGACGGTACTGAAGCTCCGATCATTTCCGTTGACCCGGAATCCTTTGAAGAGACACTTATACAAAACACCGTACTTGTTAAAGACTTAACTATACAAAATCAGGGGGACGCACCTTTAACCTTTAATATTTCGGTTCAAGATGAAGATGGAATCGATGTATTTCCATCACAGGTAGCAAAAACCCAGTCTTTTATAAAAGAGAACGGATTTCAAAAAGTTACCCTGAACCAGCAGACAAGTGGTAATTCTATGACGAAAATGGTAGCTCCATCATCAAATAGTATGAATCAGATTGCTACTAGTTTATATGCAACTGATTTTGAAGATTTTACACCAGGAAATATCAATGGTCAAATGGGTTGGTTAAGCCGGTTTGACGATAACTGGATAATAAGTGATGAAAATGCTAAGGAAGGTTCACTCCATTTCAGGGGTATATCAGATGGACTTGGTACAAGACTCGGTGCTATTCCTTTGGCTGTAAGCCCAATAGTCACACCTTTTGACGATTTATACACTGCTTTCTCTGCGGATATTAACATTAATAGTGGAGGAAATACATGGGAGGTTATACCACAAAGTGTAGCTGAACAACTTATAGTAACTAGTGTAATATTTAATCCTGATAATACGATTGATATTCTAAACAACGACGGAGCTGATGGAGAATTGATACGTATTCCTCAAACTACTCCCGAAGGTTATTTTAAACTTTTAATTGAAGTATCAGGACCACGTAATGAGTTCCAGGTATTTTTTGATGATGAGTTAGTATTTACCGGCATCCCTTTTGCTTCTTTTATCGACCAGGTTGCCTTAATATCAGATATGATAGAAGAGGGAGGAACCTTAGATATGGATAATGTAGAAATTACTGATTTCAATGAGGATGCTTTTTTCGTTTCAGTTGCCCCTGAAGCTGGAAGTGTTGCTATACAGGATTCTACTACGGTAAATGTAATCTTTAATAGTAGAGACTTAGACCCTGGTACCTATATGGCAAATTTAGAAGTAACCAGTAATGACGCTGATAATAGTCCTATTGACATTCCTATTACAATGACAGTAGTTAAGCCTCCTACTATTAGTGTAAGCCCTGATTCTTTAAGCGTGGCAATTAACGTTGAGACGGACAATCCGGCAATTAAAACAGAAATTCTAACCATCACTAATTCCGGTCAAAGTCCTTTAGAATACAATGCAGCTATTGGTGAAAGTGATGTTCAATTTGCTGCCATGGCTGAAAAATCAAATAAAATTCTTAGCCAGTTAAACCTCAAAGATTATGGTGTGGGTAGTACAGGAAATGCCACGTTACGTAAAAGTAATACTACTTCTTCACCCGTCGCAAATTTAGAATTAAAGAATCTGGAAGAAATTACAGATAGTATATTTTATGATTCCGGTGTAAATGTCACTTCTACTTTTGTAGGTAGTGATGATGCGACAAGAGCATCTTCTACCGCTGTACGTTTTGACGTAGAGGAATTTTTTACCTTAACAGCTATTCGCAACGCGTTTAGAACTGAAGATGTAGAAGAACCCGTTGTTATTTTAGAAATTTATAAAGGCGGAACCAATCCTAACGAGGGAGAATTACTACTTACGCAAGCCGTAGAACAAACAAGTGAAGAGGGGATATTTGCGCTGGAAGAACTGATAGAATCCTTACAATTTAAGGCTGGCGAAAGTTTTTGGGTAGTTCATAAGTATCCGGTTGGCATTTTATTTCCGGCAGGTTTTGACGAGAATGGTATGCAAAGAGAAGGTGCTAATCTCTTTAGTCTTAATGGTGGAACTGACTGGGATATTGAAGTTCCCGATGATTTCATTTTCTTAAACAGGGCTTTAGGTACTACAATTCCACCAGCAGTACTTGTAGAACCTGCTAACGGGACTGTGGCGCCGGGCGCTACAGAAGAAGTTACGGTTACTTTTAACGCTACTGGACTTGCAAACGGCACCTATAATACTCCTATAGGAATTACTAGTAATGATCCGGTTACCCCTGAAGTAATAGTTCCAACTACCCTTGAGGTTACAGGACAAACTAATAATATTGTCGTAGAAGAAGAAGTCTTGTTTTACAACAATGTATTTGTAGGAAATCAAGCTCGCCAAACCGTAACTATTATTAATGACGGGTTAGGAACACTTACTATTGCAGAAATAAGTACGGATAATGATGATTTTACGGTTTTTAGAGAGAGCGCTGTCATTGGTGCAAAAGATTCTCTATCTGTTACGGTTACCTTTAATCCAAGCAGTGTAGGAAGCATCAACGGAATTCTATCTATTATAAGTGATGATGCGGATACCCCCCTCGTAGAAGTAATTTTAAACGGAGTAGGTGAAGAACCATCTGTAGCCGTTTTATCACCGGATCGTATAGAAGAAACACTTGAATCCGGAAGTACGACCACCAGCACGGTAACCTTATCTAATGAAGGAAACACTCCGTTAGTCTACTCATTTCCGGAGGTAGCTGCAGCTAACTTATTAAGTACTCCTGGTATTGTATTAAATAATACGAGTTATATCAATTACGCTACAACTAACGAAACAAAAGGAGCTGTTGATTCTCGCGCAGGCCATAACGTTATATTAGGAGCTGGTAGAGATGATGCTTTTGGATATAGATGGATTGATAATAATGAGATAGGAGGTCCTGTATATAATTTTCAAGATATTACTTCCACTGGGGAAGATATTACTCTTGATGTGGGTGGAGACGATACTTTTAATGCTCCTTTAAATTTTTCTTTTGAATTTTACGGCACTATGTATACTAACGTAAATGTACATGCAAATGGTTTTCTATCTTTTAACACAATAGAAACCGATTCTTTTATAAATCGTCAGATACCGGTTGATGATGCTGAAAATAACATCATTTCTGTACTATGGGATGATCTTGAACCTTTAGAGGGTGAAGGTTCTGTCCATTATCAAAGTTTTGAAGATAGGCTTATTGTACAATGGACTAATACACCACGCTTCTTTTTTCCTCTAGAGGAAACAGTAACGTTTCAGGTTGTTTTGTATAGTGATGGAAATATAGATATGTTTTATCAGGATGTGAGTACTGCAAGCTTCCGGAATAGTACCACAGTCGGTATTGAAAATGCAGACGGATCAGATGGAATACAAGTTGCTTTTAATACGGATTATATTGAAAACGGACTTGCCGTTAGATTTATTAAACCGGCTCTCGACCTTACCCCTTTTATTACTGAGATTGATAATATCTCAGGGGTGATAGCTGTAAACCGTTCCAGAAACTTTGAAGTTACCCTGGATGCTACTAACCTAACTGAGGGCGTTTATTTTGATGAATTAAGAGCCTCAACAAATTCCATAGATAAATCCCGAAGTACAGTACTTTTTGAACTAACAGTCGTAGAAGATGTTCTATCGGTAGATACAAATGTTTTAACGGGGAATGCAGGTTTTACGGTAAATAATCCGGTATCAGAATTAGCTAAATATCAAATTGGCACTCAGAAAAGTAATGCCTTACAGTTATCGTTAATGACTTTAACTGGTCAACAGGTGTATGGGGCTAAAGATTTTACCATAGATGCTTCCGGAAAAGGTTCTCTTGATGTTTCTGCACTTTCTAAAGGTATTTATTTATTAATCTTATCAGATGCTGATAAAAATGTACTGGGACAAAGAAAAATCGTAAAGAAATAA
- a CDS encoding BlaI/MecI/CopY family transcriptional regulator — translation MQLSKTEEKLMKLLWKKEKAFMKDLLDAYDEPKPATTTIATLLKRMSDKGFVGYTTFGKSREYYPMVKKSDYFSKHVNGLIKNFFNNSASQFASFFTTETDLSEDELQELKKIVDSAIEKKKK, via the coding sequence ATGCAATTATCTAAAACGGAAGAAAAATTAATGAAACTCCTTTGGAAAAAGGAAAAAGCTTTTATGAAAGACCTTCTGGATGCTTATGACGAACCTAAACCGGCAACCACTACTATTGCTACGCTACTAAAAAGAATGAGCGATAAGGGTTTTGTAGGTTATACTACTTTTGGAAAATCAAGGGAATATTATCCTATGGTAAAAAAATCCGATTATTTTTCAAAACATGTAAACGGACTGATTAAAAACTTTTTTAATAATTCTGCTTCACAATTTGCCTCTTTTTTTACTACTGAAACCGATCTTTCTGAAGATGAACTACAAGAGTTAAAAAAAATCGTTGATTCCGCCATAGAAAAAAAGAAAAAGTAA
- a CDS encoding dipeptidase: MKSVDSYIDLHKDRFIKELFELLKVPSISADKAYHQDLISMAGAVEQSLQKAGCDLVEIHSTKGHPIVYGEKIVAPHLPTVLIYGHYDVQPPDPLDLWDHPPFEPIIKNTEKHPDGAIYARGACDDKGQLYMHVKAFEFMVETNQLPCNIKFMIEGEEEVGSSNLDTFVKANKKKLANDVILISDTGMIAKDIPSITTGLRGLSYVEVEVTGPNRDLHSGLYGGAVANPINILTKMIASLHDENNSITIPGFYDKVIVLSEEERSVMAKAPFDLQKYKEALQINVVYGEKGYTTNERNAIRPTLDVNGIWGGYTGEGAKTVIPSKAYAKISMRLVPNQDWKEITKLFTEHFKNIAPDAVKVKVTPHHGGQGYVTPLDHIGYQAAHKAYQTTFGKEPVPQRSGGSIPIVALFEKELESKTILMGFGLNSDAIHSPNEHFGVWNYLKGIETIPYFYQYFTALYQEVGG; encoded by the coding sequence ATGAAAAGTGTTGATTCGTATATAGATTTACATAAAGATCGTTTTATAAAAGAACTTTTTGAATTACTAAAAGTTCCTTCTATCAGTGCTGATAAAGCATATCATCAAGATTTGATTAGCATGGCTGGGGCGGTAGAACAATCATTGCAAAAAGCAGGTTGCGATTTGGTCGAAATTCATTCTACTAAAGGTCATCCGATTGTTTATGGTGAAAAGATAGTAGCACCTCATTTACCTACCGTATTGATATACGGACATTATGATGTGCAACCTCCGGATCCTTTGGATTTATGGGATCATCCTCCTTTTGAACCGATTATTAAAAATACGGAGAAACACCCTGATGGTGCTATATACGCTCGAGGTGCTTGCGATGATAAAGGGCAACTCTACATGCACGTAAAGGCATTTGAATTTATGGTTGAAACGAATCAACTACCCTGCAACATAAAATTTATGATTGAGGGTGAAGAAGAAGTAGGGAGCTCTAACCTGGACACGTTTGTAAAAGCAAATAAAAAAAAGCTGGCAAATGATGTGATTTTGATCAGCGATACCGGAATGATTGCCAAAGATATTCCGTCCATCACCACCGGGTTGCGCGGTTTAAGTTATGTAGAAGTAGAAGTTACTGGTCCTAACCGGGATTTACACAGTGGGTTGTACGGGGGAGCTGTTGCCAATCCTATTAATATTTTAACTAAAATGATTGCATCCCTTCATGATGAGAATAATAGCATTACCATACCCGGATTTTACGATAAGGTCATAGTACTGTCAGAAGAAGAACGATCTGTTATGGCAAAGGCACCTTTTGACCTACAAAAATATAAGGAAGCCTTGCAGATTAATGTAGTTTACGGAGAGAAAGGCTATACAACCAATGAGCGTAATGCTATTAGGCCTACCTTAGACGTAAACGGTATCTGGGGTGGATATACGGGTGAGGGTGCCAAAACGGTAATCCCAAGCAAGGCGTATGCAAAAATATCGATGCGCCTGGTTCCTAATCAGGACTGGAAAGAAATTACCAAGTTATTTACAGAACATTTTAAAAACATAGCTCCCGATGCGGTTAAGGTAAAAGTAACTCCACATCATGGTGGGCAAGGGTACGTTACTCCATTAGATCATATTGGGTATCAGGCAGCGCATAAAGCATATCAGACCACATTTGGTAAAGAACCCGTTCCGCAACGAAGCGGGGGAAGTATTCCAATCGTTGCTCTTTTTGAAAAAGAATTAGAAAGTAAAACCATATTAATGGGATTTGGCCTTAATAGTGATGCGATTCATTCACCTAATGAACATTTTGGGGTTTGGAACTATTTAAAAGGTATAGAAACCATTCCTTATTTCTATCAGTATTTTACGGCTTTGTATCAGGAAGTAGGGGGATAG
- a CDS encoding M56 family metallopeptidase: MYVIKSILCLGVLWGCYKLFLENLKFHQFKRYYLLGSLLLSFYLPTVSITYPKTIYIQATPVIKQLPLVESNVGQMQSIPEENTELVSKSTDFSMIKYVWYIYWIGVLIFGSRFVGSLIGIRKKIKNHKRQKDVGHTNVLLAKPTVPFTFLSYIFVWDKDFYKQQIPDEVWFHEKTHVVQRHTWDILLLEILQVVFWFNPFLLFFRKSMKLNHEFLADQSVLKHQFSLKSYIDLLVTYPEHSYQVALSNSLNYSLTKKRLQMMTTHFSKKRTVLRLLAMIPMLVLCFLFFTESLKAKEIVKVIPPEGIEAIKASATSIKEIPLQDGVSPKDFKTYHKWIKKYSKKSKKNRNTTLGFEEVEEMKGIYYAMSEEQKKKTKAPSTLIVGIDNVNFDDNLAVSLPSPPVVSTPPPVPPKVAENEAMNLPEPPEAPESIGVEHIELPEPPTPPEIDDIQIIGDIDAIPDNLDEIVENAMGSVDYDKIERSLERAMEKIGENLERLHEQKLISDEQLEEITRSAMEASREAGIHSREAAVETRRHAMEMAQEARRHAMEAKEEGMRAREAALEAAKHARKAAQKARKQAMKAAIEARHHKAKAMHAIRHASGMASDHQSMISRMEEKNTTFYYKRKKINKQKALEIIENSKGNSSISITTENGVSKVKIRD, from the coding sequence ATGTACGTAATCAAAAGCATATTGTGTTTAGGAGTACTCTGGGGATGTTACAAATTATTCCTTGAAAACCTAAAATTTCATCAGTTTAAAAGGTATTACTTATTGGGGAGTTTGCTACTTTCTTTTTACCTGCCTACCGTATCTATTACCTATCCTAAAACTATTTATATACAGGCAACCCCTGTTATCAAGCAATTACCCTTAGTAGAAAGTAACGTAGGTCAAATGCAGTCAATACCGGAGGAAAATACGGAACTGGTAAGTAAAAGTACTGATTTTTCAATGATAAAGTACGTATGGTATATATATTGGATTGGAGTTTTAATCTTCGGAAGCAGGTTTGTTGGGTCACTGATTGGTATAAGAAAGAAAATAAAAAATCATAAGAGACAAAAGGATGTTGGACACACTAATGTTTTACTAGCAAAGCCTACGGTTCCATTTACATTTTTGTCTTATATTTTCGTATGGGACAAAGATTTTTATAAGCAACAAATTCCGGATGAAGTCTGGTTTCATGAAAAAACACACGTAGTTCAAAGACACACCTGGGACATCCTTTTATTAGAAATTCTACAGGTTGTTTTTTGGTTCAATCCTTTTCTTCTATTCTTTAGAAAATCTATGAAGTTAAACCATGAATTTCTGGCTGACCAAAGTGTTTTAAAACATCAATTTTCGCTGAAAAGCTATATAGACTTATTAGTAACCTATCCGGAGCATTCTTATCAGGTTGCTTTGTCCAATTCCCTTAATTATTCATTAACTAAAAAAAGATTACAAATGATGACCACTCATTTTTCTAAAAAACGAACAGTTTTACGACTTTTAGCCATGATCCCTATGTTGGTTCTGTGCTTTTTATTTTTTACCGAAAGCTTGAAGGCAAAAGAAATCGTAAAAGTCATACCTCCTGAAGGTATTGAAGCAATTAAGGCTAGCGCAACTAGTATTAAAGAAATTCCGCTTCAAGACGGTGTATCACCAAAAGATTTTAAAACCTACCATAAATGGATCAAAAAGTATAGTAAAAAGTCCAAGAAAAACCGAAATACGACTTTAGGTTTTGAAGAAGTGGAAGAAATGAAGGGTATTTATTATGCCATGTCTGAAGAACAAAAGAAAAAAACCAAAGCCCCTTCAACCTTAATAGTTGGGATAGACAACGTTAATTTTGATGATAACTTAGCTGTTTCTTTGCCATCACCTCCCGTAGTTTCTACACCTCCACCGGTACCGCCTAAGGTTGCGGAAAATGAAGCTATGAATTTACCTGAACCCCCGGAAGCTCCTGAATCTATCGGCGTTGAGCATATAGAATTACCGGAACCTCCTACGCCACCTGAAATTGATGATATACAGATCATAGGCGATATAGATGCCATACCGGACAACCTGGACGAAATTGTTGAAAATGCAATGGGTAGCGTAGACTATGATAAAATAGAAAGAAGTTTAGAAAGAGCCATGGAAAAGATTGGAGAAAATTTGGAACGTTTACATGAGCAAAAACTTATTTCTGATGAGCAACTAGAAGAAATTACAAGAAGTGCTATGGAAGCATCACGGGAGGCGGGAATACATTCAAGAGAAGCTGCGGTAGAAACGCGAAGGCATGCAATGGAAATGGCACAAGAAGCAAGAAGACATGCTATGGAGGCTAAAGAAGAAGGAATGCGTGCCAGAGAAGCAGCGTTAGAAGCAGCTAAGCATGCTAGAAAAGCTGCTCAAAAAGCTAGAAAGCAAGCTATGAAAGCGGCCATAGAAGCAAGACACCATAAAGCAAAAGCAATGCATGCAATAAGACATGCATCCGGAATGGCAAGTGATCATCAATCAATGATTAGTAGAATGGAAGAAAAAAATACTACGTTTTACTACAAAAGAAAGAAGATCAATAAACAAAAAGCACTTGAGATCATAGAAAATTCTAAAGGTAATTCTTCTATAAGTATTACTACAGAAAATGGGGTTTCTAAAGTCAAAATTAGGGATTAA